Proteins from a genomic interval of Lycium ferocissimum isolate CSIRO_LF1 chromosome 2, AGI_CSIRO_Lferr_CH_V1, whole genome shotgun sequence:
- the LOC132047557 gene encoding uncharacterized protein LOC132047557, whose protein sequence is MTDSSSSDSTKSFFHPALAVSNIKNHISITLEMENVQYGTWVELFKIHAKSHRVLHHIIPPESGKEKVPKTDAEKELWSTLDATVLQWIYTTISTDLLHTILEPDSTAMEAWNRLRDIFQDNKNSRSVTFEHEFSHTNMEDFPNASAYCQRLKILSNSRTSVLQSPTTASSFKW, encoded by the coding sequence ATGACTGATTCCTCCTCATCTGACTCCACCAAGTCCTTCTTCCACCCAGCTTTGGCTGTCTCCAACATCAAAAATCACATCTCCATTACTCTTGAGATGGAAAACGTCCAATATGGGACATGGGTGGAACTCTTCAAAATCCATGCCAAATCCCACAGAGTCCTCCACCATATCATTCCACCGGAGTCCGGGAAAGAAAAGGTGCCCAAAACCGATGCTGAAAAAGAGTTATGGTCGACTCTTGATGCCACAGTTCTTCAATGGATTTATACTACCATCTCTACTGACCTATTGCATACTATCCTTGAACCCGACTCCACAGCCATGGAAGCTTGGAATAGGCTGCGTGACATATTCCAAGACAACAAAAATTCTCGATCCGTCACTTTTGAGCATGAATTTTCTCACACTAATATGGAGGACTTCCCTAATGCTTCCGCGTATTGTCAACGACTCAAGATTCTTTCCAACTCAAGAACGTCGGTGCTCCAGTCTCCAACAACTGCCTCGTCCTTCAAATGGTAG